A section of the Pedobacter sp. HDW13 genome encodes:
- a CDS encoding TonB-dependent receptor yields MSIKIKDANNGTTTDNDGNYSITSPNDQAILVFSYIGFITQERKVTGSATIDVVLKSKDADLNEVVVVGYGTRKKADVVGAVSTVKGEQVLQNASPSVSNSLAGRVPGLITNNRSGEPGADGASLLIRGLNSFGGGTSPLIVVDGIPDRDLNRINPDDIENITVLKDASAAIYGVRSANGVILITTKRGKTGKAAIHYNGSYSIQQLTRFTHRVNAWEYMTYFNELNLNQGNTAPYAQSEIDKYKAGNDPNYTSTDWMDAVFRKNAPQNNHSISVQGGGEQVKYFFSGQTLDQQSNLRNSEQRFKQFNIRSNIDATISPNLKVNLDIAARKEDKNNPVVSLSQTLHEAVSMYPFLPVYWPNGYINAGISNGRNPAIMTSSLPGYDHTNYYTVNPTLGFDLKLPYILKGLSLNGYAAFDYKYVEQKTFRQPWDAYTYDAASKTYSNQRASTSILSLAQDAQLSNQNTYFIKMAYDHQFGNHSINAFAGFEQTVSKWNRTYAYRRDLLSNQLDQLFTGSAVDQNATGSASQDARESYLGRLAYTYKNKYLAEASFRYNGSFNFPTDKRWGLFPAISLGWKISEEGFFKDNIKGIDQLKLRASWGLMGSDAVAQYLYVTRYQLVNNPIYYTYFGDDYTEVKNLYLSATPNPNITWEKQDTRNIGFDAAFLSNRLNITFDAFRFLRKDILAQRNASVPQYTGLSLPAENIGKSLNKGIDFSINYNENRSTFKYNFGANFTYAKSKIIFRDESPNIPEWQKSTGYAIDSWLVYQTNGIYHTQGQVDNSPHMPGAKPGDLWLIDKSGDGNITSDDRVRVPESATPKIMYGLLMGAEYKGIALNLVWSGQAMAKQMILPQSQGSLVAPPSYLYNGRWTPDNPNAEFPKAFNANDPRNSTSADFWLRNAAFLRLKTIELSYALPEVTFEKYGIGAVKVFAGATNLFSFDSMKKYGVDPETNNITGINYPQTRIFRFGLNVNL; encoded by the coding sequence GTGAGCATAAAAATAAAAGATGCAAACAATGGTACCACAACCGACAATGATGGTAATTACAGCATTACCTCACCCAATGACCAGGCTATCTTAGTCTTTAGTTACATAGGTTTCATCACCCAGGAACGCAAAGTAACTGGTTCCGCTACAATTGATGTTGTCCTCAAAAGTAAAGACGCTGATTTAAATGAAGTGGTAGTAGTTGGCTACGGTACGCGTAAAAAAGCAGACGTTGTAGGCGCTGTGAGTACTGTAAAAGGAGAACAGGTACTTCAAAATGCTTCGCCTTCTGTTTCTAATTCCTTAGCCGGAAGGGTACCTGGATTAATTACCAATAACCGCTCCGGAGAGCCTGGAGCAGATGGGGCCAGTTTATTGATCAGGGGATTGAACTCTTTTGGTGGGGGTACCAGCCCGTTGATTGTTGTTGATGGAATCCCGGATAGGGATTTAAATCGCATTAATCCAGATGACATTGAGAATATTACAGTCTTAAAAGATGCTTCGGCAGCTATTTATGGGGTGAGGTCAGCCAATGGTGTTATCTTAATCACCACTAAAAGAGGTAAAACTGGTAAAGCTGCAATCCACTATAACGGCTCATACAGTATCCAACAGTTAACCAGGTTTACCCACCGCGTTAACGCATGGGAATACATGACTTACTTTAATGAGCTAAACCTTAACCAGGGGAATACCGCACCTTATGCACAAAGTGAAATCGACAAATATAAAGCAGGTAATGATCCAAACTATACCAGCACAGATTGGATGGATGCGGTATTCAGAAAAAATGCACCACAGAACAACCATTCGATTTCTGTACAGGGTGGAGGTGAACAGGTCAAATATTTTTTTTCCGGACAAACCCTCGATCAACAGAGTAACCTAAGGAATAGCGAACAACGGTTTAAACAGTTCAATATCCGTTCGAACATTGATGCCACTATTTCACCAAACCTGAAAGTTAACCTGGACATAGCCGCCCGCAAGGAAGACAAGAACAATCCAGTGGTTTCTTTAAGTCAAACCTTACATGAAGCGGTAAGTATGTACCCTTTCTTACCGGTATACTGGCCTAACGGGTATATCAATGCCGGTATATCAAATGGTAGAAATCCGGCAATAATGACCTCTTCATTGCCTGGTTATGACCACACCAATTATTACACGGTAAACCCTACCCTTGGATTTGACCTGAAACTGCCCTATATCCTTAAAGGCTTGTCTTTAAACGGCTATGCTGCCTTTGACTATAAATATGTTGAACAAAAAACATTCCGCCAGCCCTGGGATGCCTATACTTACGATGCTGCGAGCAAAACCTATAGTAACCAGAGAGCCAGCACCAGTATTCTGAGCCTGGCGCAGGACGCCCAGTTATCGAATCAAAATACCTATTTCATTAAAATGGCTTATGACCATCAATTCGGCAACCATAGCATCAATGCATTTGCAGGATTTGAGCAAACAGTAAGCAAATGGAACAGAACATACGCTTACCGTAGAGATTTGTTGAGTAACCAACTTGACCAGCTATTCACCGGAAGTGCCGTTGATCAGAATGCAACAGGTTCGGCTTCTCAGGATGCACGCGAAAGCTATTTGGGAAGGCTGGCTTATACGTATAAGAATAAATATCTTGCTGAGGCCTCTTTTCGCTACAATGGCTCCTTTAATTTCCCAACAGACAAAAGATGGGGGCTATTCCCTGCAATATCTTTAGGCTGGAAAATTTCTGAAGAAGGTTTCTTTAAGGACAATATTAAAGGTATAGACCAGTTAAAATTACGCGCCTCTTGGGGCTTAATGGGTAGCGATGCCGTGGCTCAGTACCTATATGTAACCCGATACCAGTTAGTAAACAATCCTATTTATTACACTTACTTTGGTGATGACTATACCGAGGTGAAAAACCTTTATCTTTCTGCAACGCCTAATCCTAATATTACATGGGAAAAGCAGGATACCAGAAACATCGGATTCGATGCTGCATTTTTGTCTAACAGGTTGAACATTACCTTTGATGCTTTCCGCTTCTTAAGGAAAGATATTCTGGCACAGCGCAATGCTTCCGTACCACAATATACAGGACTATCACTCCCTGCTGAAAACATTGGCAAATCATTAAACAAGGGTATTGACTTTTCCATCAACTATAACGAAAACAGGAGTACTTTCAAGTATAATTTCGGAGCCAATTTTACTTATGCCAAGAGTAAGATCATTTTCCGTGACGAATCACCTAACATCCCTGAATGGCAAAAATCAACTGGTTATGCAATTGATTCCTGGTTAGTATACCAGACCAATGGTATCTACCATACCCAGGGCCAGGTAGACAACTCTCCTCACATGCCGGGCGCAAAACCAGGCGATCTCTGGTTGATTGACAAAAGTGGAGACGGAAATATTACCAGTGATGATAGAGTCAGGGTACCTGAATCAGCTACACCAAAGATCATGTATGGGCTATTGATGGGAGCTGAATACAAAGGTATTGCCCTTAATTTGGTTTGGTCGGGACAGGCTATGGCCAAGCAAATGATACTACCACAATCACAAGGCTCGCTCGTAGCACCTCCATCCTACCTCTACAATGGACGCTGGACCCCCGATAATCCTAATGCAGAATTTCCAAAAGCATTTAACGCCAATGATCCCCGAAACTCAACATCTGCTGATTTCTGGTTGCGAAATGCTGCATTTTTGCGATTAAAAACCATTGAGCTTTCTTATGCCTTGCCTGAGGTTACCTTCGAAAAATATGGCATCGGTGCGGTAAAGGTATTTGCCGGGGCCACCAACCTATTTTCATTTGACAGCATGAAGAAATATGGTGTCGACCCCGAAACTAATAATATCACGGGGATCAACTATCCACAAACCCGCATTTTTAGATTTGGTTTAAATGTTAATTTATAA
- a CDS encoding ATP-binding protein — protein MFDRIIFTELEKWLTKSNRKPLVIRGARQVGKTTVVEQFSKKFKQYIYLNLELAVDRKPFEEFTTVELLVQTLFFVKNQSLTQRNHTLLFIDEIQEVPEALNILRYFYEDQPGIAVIAAGSMLETLFDKNISFPVGRVEYMVLRPVSFPEFLSAMDEREAVNYLQQVPAPAFTHDKLMQLFHTYALIGGMPEVIKEYSKNKDLLELSSIFDSLITAYMDDVEKYAGTNAQALHIGHAIRASFGQAGQRIKFEGFGNSPYRSRDMGEALRTLEKALLIELIYPSSDVKLPLLPDYRKSPRLQVLDTGMLNYFAGIQTEILGTDDLNKVYQGTLIEHLVGQELLATQFKSLSALHFWVREKTTSSAEVDYVVSFEGQLIPVEVKSGAEGKLKSLHMFMDLSPHNMAIRFYAGSLHITDALTPGGKKYKLLNLPYYLVSQIENYLTWFKTQI, from the coding sequence ATGTTCGATAGGATAATATTTACTGAATTAGAAAAATGGCTTACCAAATCAAATCGTAAGCCATTAGTAATACGAGGTGCTAGGCAGGTTGGTAAGACAACCGTAGTTGAGCAATTTTCGAAGAAATTTAAACAGTATATCTATCTCAATCTTGAGCTTGCTGTAGACAGAAAACCTTTTGAGGAGTTTACTACAGTTGAATTACTTGTTCAGACGCTGTTTTTTGTTAAAAATCAGTCACTTACCCAAAGAAATCATACACTTTTATTTATTGATGAAATACAGGAAGTACCTGAGGCCTTGAACATTCTACGTTATTTTTATGAAGACCAGCCCGGAATTGCTGTAATAGCTGCGGGTAGTATGCTCGAAACTTTATTTGATAAAAACATTAGCTTTCCGGTCGGAAGAGTAGAATATATGGTTTTAAGACCTGTTTCATTTCCAGAGTTTTTGAGCGCTATGGATGAGCGGGAAGCTGTAAATTATTTACAACAGGTACCCGCACCAGCGTTTACACATGATAAACTCATGCAGCTATTTCATACCTATGCACTTATAGGGGGAATGCCAGAGGTTATTAAAGAGTATAGTAAAAACAAAGATCTACTGGAATTGTCATCAATCTTCGATTCGTTGATTACGGCATATATGGACGATGTTGAGAAATATGCTGGCACAAATGCACAGGCGTTACATATAGGTCATGCGATAAGGGCATCATTTGGACAGGCCGGTCAGCGTATTAAGTTTGAAGGTTTCGGAAATTCGCCCTACAGATCCAGGGATATGGGAGAAGCATTAAGAACGCTGGAAAAGGCTCTGTTAATTGAGCTCATTTACCCCTCAAGTGATGTAAAACTGCCTTTGCTGCCAGACTATCGGAAATCTCCAAGGCTTCAGGTGCTGGATACTGGAATGCTTAATTATTTTGCTGGTATACAGACCGAAATTTTAGGCACTGATGATTTAAATAAAGTTTATCAAGGCACCTTAATTGAGCACCTGGTTGGTCAGGAGTTATTGGCTACACAGTTTAAATCTTTAAGTGCACTCCATTTTTGGGTAAGGGAGAAAACTACTTCAAGTGCGGAAGTGGACTACGTTGTATCTTTTGAGGGGCAACTAATTCCTGTAGAGGTGAAATCAGGAGCTGAAGGAAAATTAAAATCTTTGCATATGTTTATGGACCTGTCCCCACATAATATGGCCATCCGATTTTATGCAGGCTCGCTGCATATTACTGATGCCCTTACCCCGGGCGGCAAGAAATACAAACTATTGAATCTCCCTTATTATCTGGTATCTCAAATAGAGAATTACCTAACCTGGTTCAAAACACAAATCTAG
- a CDS encoding chitobiase/beta-hexosaminidase C-terminal domain-containing protein, whose translation MTKYFKWQGIIFNLCIMLNCLLVFLLCFGDQLKVPVFLQVLGRAHPLVLHFPIVLLLLAFVFEVMATSSKQTLLKELANWVLLSACFTTVMAALMGLFLSKESGYDGNEVAIHKWLGAICALLSFLWYAARNTIRKSKLAVTLAGVCASLFLFAAGHYGANLTHGDDFLLLPIKAGEATPKVSLADAVVYQHLVKPIIQQKCISCHNSSKAKGGLIMENEQSLLKGGKNGKLWNLAEADFGRMMQRIHLPEEHKDHMPPKGKLQLTDQEVKVLYLWIKGGASFTQKVIALAPSDSLRTIAANFLSNDNNEDQNLPALDKGKVAQLNTDYRSVVPVDVGSAAVAVSFYGTAQYNPKQLAELDVIKNNIVSLQLSKMPLSDEELKVIGNFVNLRRLNLAFTNVKGSGLKYLSGLNNLNELSLSGTGVNAGMLNPLKKLKKLKTVQLWNTPINEKEMGSLKGGFPGIRFDMGFNGDTVKAKLNAPVIDGGKKTFKSEISVKIKSSIRSAVIRYTLDGSEPDSIKSPVYKAPINIGKSTVIKAKSYLKGWISSNTTLENFYRSNLSPDSIRLVTLPDKKFAVKTNNALFDGELGPLSFSAGTSWTAYRETPLEAFLFFKQPVMVGSVAFRSLIDIGSFIMPPSEIEIWGGSNTASLSLLKKLKPVQPTKESMPYIENYSCSFQQKKVAVIKLIVKPLRSLPTWHPGKGDKGWVFIDEVFLN comes from the coding sequence ATGACAAAATATTTTAAGTGGCAGGGAATCATTTTCAATTTGTGCATCATGCTCAATTGCCTCTTGGTTTTTTTATTGTGCTTTGGCGACCAACTTAAAGTTCCTGTTTTTTTGCAGGTACTTGGCAGGGCGCATCCTCTTGTGCTCCATTTTCCTATTGTACTATTGCTACTGGCCTTTGTTTTTGAAGTAATGGCCACTTCGTCAAAACAGACCTTGCTAAAAGAGCTGGCTAACTGGGTATTGCTATCCGCCTGTTTCACTACGGTAATGGCTGCATTAATGGGGCTTTTTCTATCCAAAGAAAGTGGTTACGATGGTAATGAGGTAGCTATACATAAATGGTTGGGCGCGATTTGCGCACTGTTGAGTTTTTTATGGTATGCGGCAAGAAATACCATCCGCAAAAGCAAGCTGGCTGTAACATTAGCAGGTGTTTGCGCAAGCCTTTTCTTATTCGCTGCTGGGCATTATGGCGCAAACCTTACGCATGGCGACGATTTCTTGCTATTGCCCATTAAGGCAGGAGAAGCTACCCCGAAAGTTTCATTGGCCGATGCCGTTGTATACCAGCATCTGGTTAAACCCATTATCCAGCAAAAATGCATTAGTTGCCATAACAGCAGCAAGGCTAAAGGCGGATTGATTATGGAAAATGAACAGTCGCTGTTAAAGGGCGGCAAAAATGGCAAATTATGGAACCTTGCTGAAGCTGATTTCGGAAGAATGATGCAACGCATACATCTACCCGAGGAGCATAAAGACCATATGCCTCCCAAGGGAAAACTACAACTAACAGACCAGGAAGTAAAAGTACTGTATCTGTGGATAAAAGGCGGGGCAAGTTTCACCCAAAAAGTAATAGCGCTAGCGCCCAGCGATTCGTTACGAACAATTGCAGCAAATTTTCTGAGTAATGACAACAATGAGGATCAAAATCTTCCTGCTTTAGATAAAGGCAAAGTAGCTCAATTAAATACTGATTACCGATCAGTGGTGCCGGTTGATGTAGGTTCGGCTGCTGTAGCAGTTAGTTTTTACGGCACGGCGCAGTACAATCCAAAGCAGCTCGCTGAATTGGACGTGATTAAAAATAACATTGTATCCCTGCAGCTCAGCAAAATGCCACTTAGCGATGAGGAACTTAAAGTAATTGGAAATTTCGTTAACCTAAGGCGTTTAAATCTGGCCTTTACCAATGTTAAAGGAAGCGGACTCAAATACCTAAGCGGTCTGAATAATTTAAACGAGCTTTCTCTTTCCGGAACGGGGGTAAACGCGGGTATGCTTAATCCGTTAAAAAAGCTAAAAAAACTCAAAACTGTTCAGCTGTGGAATACGCCAATTAATGAAAAGGAAATGGGTTCGCTTAAGGGTGGTTTCCCAGGTATTAGGTTTGATATGGGCTTTAACGGTGATACGGTTAAGGCAAAATTGAATGCACCGGTAATAGATGGAGGAAAAAAAACATTCAAGAGCGAGATTTCAGTAAAAATTAAAAGCTCAATTAGAAGTGCGGTTATCCGTTATACTCTTGATGGCAGCGAGCCAGATAGTATTAAGTCGCCAGTTTACAAAGCCCCCATTAATATAGGAAAGTCTACAGTTATTAAAGCAAAATCTTATCTCAAAGGTTGGATAAGCAGCAATACCACACTAGAAAATTTTTATAGGAGTAATCTTAGCCCAGATAGCATAAGGCTGGTTACACTGCCAGACAAAAAGTTTGCTGTTAAAACTAACAATGCTCTTTTTGATGGTGAACTCGGGCCCCTAAGTTTTTCTGCCGGCACAAGTTGGACAGCTTACAGAGAAACCCCACTCGAGGCCTTTCTGTTTTTTAAGCAACCAGTAATGGTAGGCTCCGTAGCATTCAGGTCGTTAATTGATATTGGGTCTTTTATTATGCCACCTTCAGAAATTGAGATTTGGGGAGGCAGCAATACGGCTTCACTCAGCTTGTTAAAAAAGCTTAAACCAGTGCAACCAACTAAAGAAAGCATGCCCTACATCGAAAACTACAGCTGCAGTTTTCAGCAGAAAAAAGTTGCTGTAATCAAACTAATAGTAAAGCCGCTTCGAAGCCTGCCCACCTGGCATCCAGGCAAAGGCGATAAAGGTTGGGTGTTTATAGATGAAGTATTCCTGAACTAA
- a CDS encoding FN3 associated domain-containing protein, with the protein MKYIYLFFLLFLYCTARAQNRFQLAPPLIKYSSIFFDERLSVPIVFEQPGAYITYSIDGETSKAKKYNKPILINKELTTIKARANSKDFTASEIVEATFIKSGIPAMVHFPEASGPYKSSKPSILSDNQGGITNHNSPTWLGYDKDSVSLIIETGKVQNLHKVLFNVLENQQAWIFTPSRAVVYAYNKQNNSFSEVLGTVSLPMVQNTKVQCRAITMKLIPSNTDKLKLVLYNTKLPSWHQGVGKLAWMFIDEVKLY; encoded by the coding sequence ATGAAATACATATACCTGTTTTTTTTGCTTTTTTTGTACTGTACTGCACGTGCTCAAAACCGTTTTCAACTGGCTCCACCTTTGATTAAGTACAGCTCTATTTTTTTTGATGAAAGGTTAAGCGTTCCCATTGTTTTTGAACAGCCGGGTGCCTACATCACTTACAGTATTGATGGCGAGACAAGTAAAGCCAAAAAGTATAATAAGCCCATTCTAATCAACAAAGAATTAACAACGATTAAAGCCAGGGCAAATTCAAAAGATTTTACGGCTTCCGAAATCGTTGAGGCCACCTTTATTAAAAGCGGAATTCCAGCAATGGTTCATTTCCCAGAGGCCAGCGGGCCTTACAAAAGCAGTAAGCCTAGTATCCTCTCTGACAATCAGGGAGGCATAACCAATCACAATAGCCCTACCTGGTTGGGTTATGACAAGGATTCGGTAAGCCTCATTATCGAAACAGGTAAAGTTCAAAACTTACATAAAGTACTTTTTAATGTCCTTGAAAACCAACAGGCGTGGATTTTTACACCTTCGAGGGCTGTGGTTTATGCCTATAATAAACAGAACAATAGTTTTTCAGAAGTTTTGGGTACAGTAAGCCTACCTATGGTTCAAAATACAAAGGTACAATGCAGGGCAATTACAATGAAGCTTATTCCCAGCAACACTGACAAACTTAAACTGGTATTGTACAATACCAAATTACCATCTTGGCATCAGGGGGTGGGCAAATTAGCGTGGATGTTTATAGACGAAGTTAAATTATACTAA
- a CDS encoding 6-bladed beta-propeller, translating to MNRKEFVRNMALGAIGARYVPEWLAHNEVELGHGKKRYRINTKWSRADVAKNPVNDCHEMVQDSKGRILLLTNETKNNVMIYDKNGNFLQSWGTSYPGAHGLTLFNENGTDVLFICDNNRHQVIKTTIDGKVLMELNYPKETGQYLKADEYVPTETAIAPNGDIFVADGYGKDFIIQYDYKGNYIRHFGGRGDQNKHLLNAHGICIDNRNDQPVLMVTSRQQNAFKRYTMDGTYLSTVELPGAWVCRPVIHGQHLYAAVLQTNSRQSQKSGFVTILDQHNKVISNLAGSTPEYKDGQLQEMYQTIKAFDYPHDVCIDDEENLYVAQWNSGKVYPYKLEPIA from the coding sequence ATGAACAGAAAAGAATTTGTTAGGAATATGGCTTTGGGTGCTATTGGAGCAAGATATGTTCCAGAATGGTTGGCCCATAATGAGGTAGAACTTGGACATGGCAAAAAGCGCTATAGGATAAATACGAAGTGGAGCCGTGCCGATGTGGCCAAAAACCCTGTTAACGACTGCCACGAAATGGTTCAAGATAGTAAAGGACGTATCTTGCTGCTCACCAATGAAACCAAAAACAATGTAATGATCTATGACAAGAACGGTAATTTTCTCCAATCCTGGGGAACAAGCTATCCTGGTGCACATGGATTAACCTTGTTTAATGAAAATGGAACAGATGTACTCTTTATATGCGATAACAACAGGCATCAGGTTATAAAAACCACAATTGATGGCAAAGTGCTTATGGAGCTTAACTACCCCAAAGAAACGGGCCAATATTTGAAAGCAGACGAGTATGTGCCTACTGAAACGGCAATTGCACCCAATGGCGATATTTTTGTAGCAGATGGTTACGGCAAAGACTTTATTATTCAGTATGATTATAAAGGCAATTATATCCGGCATTTTGGAGGAAGGGGTGATCAAAACAAACACTTGCTGAATGCGCATGGCATTTGCATCGATAACAGGAATGACCAGCCGGTACTTATGGTAACCTCGCGGCAGCAGAATGCTTTTAAAAGATATACGATGGATGGAACTTACTTAAGCACTGTAGAATTGCCTGGCGCCTGGGTGTGCCGCCCAGTTATACATGGCCAGCATTTATATGCAGCAGTATTACAAACCAATAGCAGGCAATCTCAAAAATCTGGTTTCGTAACCATACTCGATCAGCATAACAAAGTGATATCCAATCTCGCTGGCAGCACGCCAGAATATAAAGACGGGCAACTACAGGAAATGTACCAAACCATTAAGGCATTTGACTACCCCCACGATGTATGTATTGATGATGAAGAAAATCTTTATGTGGCCCAATGGAACTCCGGCAAGGTTTATCCCTACAAGCTAGAGCCTATAGCCTAA
- a CDS encoding DUF1501 domain-containing protein produces MEKELLEHGLNMNRRRFLTGLGMGIGGAALGSLLVPDLLNPQSVEDAIVAGLPHFAPKAKRIIYLFQNGAPSQLDLFDYKPKLQQMHGLDLPESIRKGQRLTGMTSGQAKFPLAGTAFKFNQYGEHRAWMSELLPHTSRIVDDLCIVKSLYTEAINHDPALTFFQTGAQVGNRPSMGAWLSYGLGSENKNLPAFCVLLSKGKGNGQGVYSKLWTNGFLDSIHQGVQFSSGEDPVLYLNDPDGMDKTERRKMLDHLSTLNNEAYEQVGDPEIKAKVQQYEMAYRMQTAVPEVTDLSKEPESIIKLYGGDCLVPGTYAANCLLARKLSESGVRFVQVYHQGWDSHGNLPKELAGQCLDTDQASAALITDLKQRGMLDETLVIWGGEFGRTNYCQGKLAKDNYGRDHHPRCFTMWMAGGGVKPGVYGETDEFGYNIVSNPVHVHDFHATALNLMGLDHERLVYKHLGRRYRLTDVAGKVINDLIA; encoded by the coding sequence ATGGAAAAAGAATTATTGGAACATGGCCTTAATATGAACCGCCGCCGGTTTTTAACTGGCCTGGGAATGGGTATTGGCGGAGCTGCATTAGGTAGCTTGCTGGTTCCTGACTTACTTAATCCTCAATCCGTTGAAGATGCAATTGTTGCAGGCTTACCGCATTTTGCGCCAAAAGCCAAACGTATCATCTATCTTTTTCAAAATGGTGCCCCTTCACAACTAGATTTGTTCGATTATAAGCCTAAACTGCAACAAATGCACGGCTTGGATCTACCCGAATCAATTAGAAAAGGGCAACGACTTACAGGAATGACCTCAGGACAGGCCAAATTTCCGCTTGCAGGTACAGCGTTCAAATTTAACCAATACGGCGAACACAGGGCGTGGATGAGTGAGCTTTTGCCCCATACCTCGCGCATTGTAGATGATTTATGTATTGTAAAAAGCCTGTACACCGAAGCCATTAACCACGATCCTGCTTTAACTTTTTTCCAAACCGGAGCCCAGGTGGGCAATCGTCCCAGCATGGGGGCCTGGCTTAGCTATGGTTTGGGTAGCGAAAATAAGAACCTACCCGCCTTTTGTGTATTGCTCTCTAAAGGCAAAGGCAATGGACAGGGTGTTTATTCCAAACTATGGACCAATGGTTTCTTAGATTCAATTCATCAAGGGGTGCAGTTTAGCAGTGGAGAAGACCCGGTGCTATACCTTAATGATCCCGATGGCATGGATAAAACCGAAAGAAGAAAAATGCTCGATCACCTCTCAACGCTAAATAACGAAGCTTATGAGCAGGTTGGCGATCCAGAAATAAAAGCTAAAGTACAGCAGTATGAAATGGCTTACAGGATGCAGACTGCAGTTCCTGAAGTAACCGATTTAAGCAAAGAGCCTGAATCGATCATCAAACTTTACGGTGGCGACTGCTTAGTACCTGGCACTTATGCCGCCAACTGTCTATTGGCAAGAAAGCTTTCTGAAAGTGGTGTACGCTTTGTTCAGGTTTATCACCAGGGCTGGGATTCCCATGGTAATCTGCCAAAAGAACTTGCCGGACAGTGCTTGGATACAGATCAGGCATCTGCGGCCCTAATTACAGACCTTAAGCAAAGGGGAATGCTCGATGAGACATTGGTAATATGGGGTGGCGAATTCGGCCGCACCAATTATTGCCAGGGAAAACTCGCCAAAGACAATTACGGCCGCGATCACCATCCCCGTTGCTTTACCATGTGGATGGCAGGAGGTGGCGTAAAACCTGGTGTTTATGGAGAAACAGACGAGTTTGGTTATAACATCGTGTCAAACCCTGTTCATGTTCACGATTTTCATGCAACGGCTTTAAACCTGATGGGGCTTGACCATGAGCGTTTAGTGTATAAACATTTGGGGCGGCGCTACCGTCTTACTGATGTAGCCGGCAAAGTTATCAATGACCTGATTGCTTAA